CCTTAGTTTCGTGGTGAGCACGAGCAACCGCCTGTAAGGCTTTAATTTCTAACGGCGTGATGCGGTTATAGCCCGTGCCAAACTTCACTTGTCCTGCCTTAAAAGAGGTGTCTTCTAAACCTTCTTCCACTTCACGAATCACATGATTTGCAAGAGAGGAAACGCTTTCTTGTTCAATCCAGCTCCCGTACGACTCGTATGAACCCAAGATTGATTGTAGTTTTGCTGGCAGTTTCGCTTGCCATAGAAAGCTCTTGTTGAAGCCAGCCGTTCCGATAATATGGGTTTGTGTGTCCTCTGCAAGCTGTGCAACTGCTCTGACGTCTCGACCATAATCAATGGCTGTGGCATCGACAATTGACTGTCCACCATGATGCTTGAAATCTAATATATCCTGTTTCGTTTTGAGCGGATCATCAAGAAGGAGATCATCTTCTCCCCGTTCTTGCCAATAAGGAGGACGACACACAAGGTGTTCATGGGCATAAGTGAAACCAAGTGACTGTGGTGCTATATCGTGGTGCAACGTGCGGATAAACGTCATGATGTGTGCCTCCTTTTAGAAGAATAACTGTGCTAAGAATTTAATGATGGGTCCTAAGATGAACATGTCTGAGTCAGCGGCCCACATGGCGGTGTCTGGTACAGTTGAGCTAAGCAGGGCATTCACCATAATATATTGCCCCCAGGATACGACAGTAGAGGTGATAAAGCCGGCTAGTAAAGCCCCTCTCACGCCACCAGTAGCATTACCGAACACACCCGCTGTGGCTGAGTGGAAGAAGATGACGATCATCGTTGGGACAAAGATATAGCTTACCGTGTTACCAATGACCACAAGCCATAGAAGTGATCCAAAGAATGCGCCTAAGAAACCTAGAATGACGGCGTTAGGTGCGTAAGGGAACACAACAGGACTATCGAGTGCAGGCTTCGCTCCAGGTACTAATTTGGTGGCGATACCATTAAAGGCAGGTACGATCTCACCGATAAACATTCTGACCCCCATGAGTACAATGGCGATACCACCTGCGAACATGAAGGATTGTATAATGGCATAAATGATAAAGCTTTGTTCCCCTGATTGAGCCATTAGCTCTTCAGCACCTGGTGTGCCTTTGGCTATGAGGATAATCGCACCGACGAGGAATAATACCCCCATCGTTAA
Above is a window of Caldalkalibacillus salinus DNA encoding:
- a CDS encoding phosphotriesterase family protein codes for the protein MTFIRTLHHDIAPQSLGFTYAHEHLVCRPPYWQERGEDDLLLDDPLKTKQDILDFKHHGGQSIVDATAIDYGRDVRAVAQLAEDTQTHIIGTAGFNKSFLWQAKLPAKLQSILGSYESYGSWIEQESVSSLANHVIREVEEGLEDTSFKAGQVKFGTGYNRITPLEIKALQAVARAHHETKAPVHSHTEAGTMALEQIALLKREGVDLAHVSFGHMDRNPDPYYHEQVAKTGAYLCFDGIAKIKYAPESTRINCILQLVKKGYEDQILVSGDTARKSYFKHYDYGLGLEHIIAKWVPRFKDEAEREGFDGESLIRKFFIDNPARCFTFKY